A single region of the Plantactinospora soyae genome encodes:
- a CDS encoding VOC family protein, giving the protein MSTGNARSDASGTTSVENVDMKLEVVVVPVSDVDRAKEFYGRLGWRLDQTPPGVVQYTPHGSGCSVQFGPDLTSAAPGSANSYLIVSDVQAARKALVAAGVEVGETFHLGPDGPVDGPDPERRSYFSRATFRDPDGNTWLLQEITTRLPGRIEAGPTSYGSASDLASALRRAADAHDKHEKRTGETDPNWPDWYAAYLVSEQTGTEPPQ; this is encoded by the coding sequence ATGAGCACGGGGAATGCCCGAAGTGACGCGAGTGGTACGACGAGCGTCGAGAACGTCGACATGAAGCTCGAGGTGGTCGTCGTCCCCGTCTCGGACGTCGACCGGGCGAAGGAGTTCTACGGGCGCCTCGGGTGGCGGCTCGACCAGACCCCGCCCGGCGTGGTCCAGTACACCCCGCACGGCTCCGGATGCTCCGTGCAGTTCGGCCCGGACCTCACCTCGGCGGCGCCCGGTTCGGCAAACTCGTACCTGATCGTCTCCGACGTCCAGGCGGCCCGGAAGGCGCTGGTCGCCGCCGGTGTCGAGGTGGGCGAGACCTTCCACCTCGGTCCGGACGGCCCGGTCGACGGCCCAGATCCCGAGCGGCGCAGCTACTTCTCGCGCGCCACGTTCCGCGACCCGGACGGCAACACCTGGCTGCTACAGGAGATCACGACTCGACTGCCCGGGCGCATCGAGGCCGGCCCGACGTCGTACGGCTCCGCGAGTGACCTGGCGAGCGCACTCCGGCGCGCGGCGGACGCCCACGACAAGCACGAGAAGCGGACCGGAGAGACGGACCCGAACTGGCCCGACTGGTACGCGGCCTACCTGGTGAGCGAGCAGACGGGCACGGAACCGCCCCAGTGA
- a CDS encoding SigE family RNA polymerase sigma factor — protein MRDASEKEYVDYVTARIPALRRLAYLLAGDEHRADDLVQQTITTLYVKWWRAQAADHLDAYVRTMLVRTYLDGRRLAWARVRLFREAPEPPPLSDDGFEDRHVVRAALRRVPRRQQAVLVLRFFYDLSVEEVAGTLGCSTGTVKSQTSRGLATLRRLLGEREFAGFSATN, from the coding sequence ATGCGAGATGCCTCGGAGAAGGAGTACGTCGACTACGTCACGGCGCGGATACCCGCGCTGCGGCGGCTGGCGTACCTCCTGGCCGGCGACGAGCACCGCGCCGACGACCTGGTCCAACAGACCATCACCACGCTGTACGTGAAGTGGTGGCGTGCGCAGGCCGCCGACCATCTCGACGCGTACGTCCGCACGATGCTGGTGCGGACGTACCTGGACGGGCGGCGGCTGGCGTGGGCGCGGGTCCGGCTGTTCCGGGAGGCACCCGAGCCACCACCGCTCTCCGACGACGGCTTCGAGGACCGTCACGTCGTCCGCGCGGCGCTCCGTCGGGTGCCCCGCCGGCAGCAGGCCGTGCTGGTGCTGCGCTTCTTCTACGACCTGTCGGTCGAGGAGGTGGCCGGAACACTCGGCTGCTCGACCGGCACGGTCAAGAGCCAGACCTCCCGTGGACTGGCCACGCTGCGACGCCTGCTCGGTGAGCGGGAGTTCGCAGGTTTCTCCGCCACGAACTGA